The following proteins are encoded in a genomic region of Actinomadura sp. NAK00032:
- a CDS encoding ATP-binding protein translates to MTVPTVRFDVLLLPGMAQAAGHARRWLQDVLGDHPALDDASLCMSELVTNAVRYTKSGKGGQIRVEVTYSNELVRIDVIDDGGAETVPHLATADEMDICGRGLRIVAHMAGDWGVDQRAEGHAVWFEMTRA, encoded by the coding sequence ATGACGGTGCCGACGGTGAGGTTCGATGTGCTTCTGTTGCCGGGGATGGCTCAGGCGGCCGGCCACGCGCGGCGGTGGCTCCAGGACGTGCTGGGCGACCACCCCGCGCTGGACGACGCCTCGCTCTGCATGAGCGAGCTGGTCACCAACGCGGTGCGGTACACCAAGTCAGGCAAAGGCGGACAGATTCGCGTTGAAGTGACCTACTCGAACGAACTCGTCCGCATCGACGTGATCGACGACGGCGGCGCCGAGACCGTCCCGCACCTGGCCACGGCGGACGAGATGGACATCTGCGGTCGGGGTCTCCGCATCGTCGCCCACATGGCCGGCGACTGGGGTGTCGACCAGCGAGCCGAAGGCCACGCCGTGTGGTTCGAGATGACCCGCGCCTGA
- a CDS encoding helix-turn-helix transcriptional regulator, protein MRSRKLGQRLKAIREERGLTRDAAARMLHRTPSSLSKLETGKRGIRRPALEYMLDRYEITDLREREDLFHLADQAADKGWWHRYQGTLLASTVDYIALENEADSIRSFQLHLVPGLLQIEGYARAIMGIGASQGKPVDVDAMTTVRLRRQRVLARPRPPQVSAVISEAVLRQEIGGAEIMDGQLRHLAEVSEMDHLTVRILPFSAGVHAGLNGSFSILDTRDLSVVLVENLTAGWYLEAEEDVRRHDWAFQQVLENSLSASDSLTLIEKLRSEI, encoded by the coding sequence ATGCGAAGCCGCAAGCTCGGACAGCGTCTGAAGGCCATCCGCGAGGAGCGTGGTCTGACCCGCGATGCGGCGGCGCGGATGCTGCACCGCACGCCGTCCTCTCTGAGCAAGCTTGAGACAGGCAAGCGTGGCATCCGCCGCCCGGCCCTGGAGTACATGCTCGACCGCTATGAGATCACTGATCTCCGGGAGCGCGAAGATCTTTTTCACTTGGCCGATCAAGCTGCCGACAAGGGCTGGTGGCATCGCTACCAGGGGACGCTTCTCGCGTCCACGGTCGACTACATCGCCCTTGAGAACGAGGCCGATTCGATCAGGAGTTTCCAACTCCATCTGGTGCCCGGCCTTCTGCAGATTGAGGGCTACGCCCGAGCCATCATGGGGATCGGGGCCTCGCAAGGGAAACCGGTGGACGTTGATGCCATGACCACAGTCCGGCTTCGCCGCCAACGGGTTCTCGCGAGACCTCGCCCTCCACAGGTCAGTGCCGTCATCAGCGAAGCAGTCCTGCGCCAGGAGATCGGAGGCGCAGAGATCATGGACGGGCAACTCCGGCACTTGGCCGAGGTGTCCGAGATGGACCACCTCACGGTTCGGATACTGCCCTTTTCGGCTGGCGTGCATGCCGGGCTCAATGGATCGTTCAGCATCCTTGACACGCGTGACCTCTCCGTCGTCCTGGTCGAAAATCTCACGGCGGGGTGGTACTTGGAAGCGGAAGAGGACGTTCGACGGCACGACTGGGCCTTCCAGCAAGTGCTGGAGAATTCGCTTTCCGCGAGTGATTCACTGACCCTGATTGAGAAGCTAAGGTCAGAGATATGA
- a CDS encoding DUF397 domain-containing protein produces MTDPAIASTTGRQNRYGGDAAGTCREAARTWRKSSRSEGSEGQCVEVAARADRGVALRDSKDVEGPMLSLAPSTWTSLVVGIKDGSFDLTP; encoded by the coding sequence ATGACTGATCCGGCGATTGCGAGCACGACAGGGCGGCAGAACCGCTACGGCGGGGACGCTGCCGGCACGTGCAGGGAGGCTGCCCGTACTTGGCGCAAGAGCAGCCGCAGCGAGGGCAGCGAAGGCCAGTGCGTGGAGGTGGCCGCGAGAGCGGACCGGGGCGTGGCGTTGCGCGACTCCAAGGATGTGGAGGGGCCGATGCTGTCTCTCGCGCCGTCCACGTGGACGTCCCTCGTCGTCGGCATTAAGGATGGCTCCTTCGACCTCACGCCCTGA